A single window of Thalassomonas viridans DNA harbors:
- a CDS encoding TetR/AcrR family transcriptional regulator: MAPAPKYTMQEQELMILDAAEKSIENSSLLDFTMSAIAKGAGLSMGSVYKHVQSKEDVLIALAANMYTNEADMYHTVLTLPLTIPEKIIATNLIDRNKVHTYSFEGQLDNLVSSAALLKRGSLMWIERMRNNSKKIEHEFDRLYSDAAQSGEFISGMAAVEEIGLLFWSLTAGYFQLVRQHQSLLQGDDAAASGALLALAPDAPHIRGLKRMLNAYEWRQPLTQQGIEKACRLLEEIDFR, encoded by the coding sequence ATGGCGCCCGCCCCTAAATATACTATGCAGGAACAAGAGCTGATGATCCTGGATGCGGCAGAAAAAAGCATCGAAAACAGCTCGCTACTTGATTTTACCATGTCGGCCATCGCCAAGGGGGCCGGATTGTCCATGGGTTCTGTCTACAAACATGTGCAGAGCAAAGAGGATGTGTTGATCGCCCTGGCGGCGAATATGTACACCAATGAAGCCGATATGTATCACACAGTGCTGACCTTACCCCTAACGATACCGGAAAAAATCATCGCCACTAACCTTATTGATCGCAACAAGGTACATACCTACAGCTTTGAAGGCCAGCTGGATAACCTGGTCAGCAGTGCGGCCTTGTTAAAGCGGGGCTCCCTCATGTGGATTGAGCGTATGAGAAACAACAGTAAAAAAATTGAACATGAATTTGACCGCTTATATTCGGATGCCGCCCAAAGCGGTGAATTTATCAGCGGCATGGCTGCGGTAGAGGAGATCGGCTTGCTGTTTTGGTCGCTAACCGCGGGTTATTTCCAGCTGGTGCGCCAGCACCAGAGTTTGCTGCAGGGGGACGATGCCGCTGCCAGCGGGGCTTTGTTGGCATTGGCGCCGGACGCCCCCCATATCCGCGGCCTGAAAAGAATGTTAAATGCCTATGAATGGCGGCAGCCGCTGACGCAGCAGGGCATAGAGAAAGCCTGCCGTTTGCTGGAAGAGATTGATTTTAGGTAA
- a CDS encoding efflux RND transporter periplasmic adaptor subunit, with protein MNIRRWVITLVVLLLSLAGIFGYKESLNAARAQQGQGMPEPSATVVAESVQTLTYQASAKVSGEVQAYKQLELNNELAGKISKLNLVSGSRVEAGDLLLELDHSEESARVIGVKARLELNRHTYKRYLKLQKNNEISDELVDQARAEVEIAQSELAVLQANIRKKQIYAPFTAHVGIHNLEVGQYLDSNTMITKLIGVYDYTWVDFSLPQTYGELALGTRVSINTIADNNREYQAEIIAVDPQLSSSSRQLKYRAQFAKSSGFLKPNTLVTVKAPVAEARELVAVSDLAITRDHLGEYVFILQDEGNNSYRAKRQKVVLGDRRGDRVMVMDGLAPGTLIATKGAFKLRPGLKVFISDENSAADTAS; from the coding sequence ATGAATATTCGTCGCTGGGTTATTACCCTGGTTGTCCTGCTGCTCAGCCTGGCAGGCATATTTGGTTATAAAGAATCCCTTAATGCCGCCCGGGCACAGCAGGGGCAAGGTATGCCCGAACCTTCGGCCACTGTGGTTGCCGAATCGGTACAAACCCTGACTTACCAGGCAAGCGCTAAAGTCAGCGGCGAGGTGCAGGCCTATAAGCAGCTGGAGCTGAATAACGAGCTGGCGGGTAAAATCAGCAAGCTTAACCTGGTATCCGGCAGCCGGGTAGAAGCCGGCGATTTGTTGCTGGAGCTGGATCACAGCGAAGAAAGCGCCCGGGTGATCGGAGTAAAAGCGCGGCTGGAGCTAAACCGCCACACCTATAAACGCTACCTGAAACTGCAGAAAAACAATGAGATCAGCGACGAGCTGGTGGATCAGGCCAGGGCGGAGGTTGAAATCGCCCAGTCGGAGCTGGCGGTATTGCAGGCCAATATCCGCAAAAAGCAAATTTATGCGCCTTTTACCGCCCATGTCGGTATCCATAACCTGGAAGTGGGCCAGTACCTCGACAGCAATACCATGATAACCAAACTGATAGGCGTGTATGACTATACCTGGGTGGATTTCAGCCTGCCCCAGACCTATGGCGAACTGGCTTTGGGCACCCGGGTCAGCATCAATACCATAGCCGATAATAACCGTGAATATCAGGCGGAAATCATTGCCGTTGATCCCCAGCTGTCCAGCAGTTCGAGGCAGTTAAAATACCGGGCGCAGTTTGCCAAAAGCTCTGGTTTCCTAAAGCCCAATACCTTAGTGACAGTGAAGGCTCCGGTAGCCGAGGCCCGCGAGCTGGTGGCGGTTTCCGATCTGGCCATTACCCGGGATCACCTGGGAGAATATGTCTTTATTCTGCAGGACGAGGGCAATAACAGCTACCGTGCCAAGCGCCAGAAAGTGGTGCTGGGGGATCGCCGCGGCGATCGGGTGATGGTGATGGACGGTTTAGCACCGGGCACTTTGATTGCCACTAAGGGGGCGTTTAAGCTCAGACCCGGCCTTAAGGTGTTCATCAGTGATGAAAACAGTGCCGCCGATACGGCTTCGTAA